The following proteins are co-located in the Cupriavidus pauculus genome:
- a CDS encoding solute carrier family 23 protein encodes MANGQDSTDDGGFLPKWRLKTTGVIAPDERLPAGQTLLAGIQHVVAMFGSTAIAPILMGFPPNIAILFSGIGTLLFFFCVRGRVPSYLGSSFAFIAVVIAATGYGGSGPNANIPVALGGIIAAGALYTVIGLVVQMIGYAWVEKLMPPVVTGAIVAAIGLNLAPVAVKAVSGAPLDTWVGLLTVLAVGLIAVRAPGMLGRLPVLLGGLAGYLAYFVATNVMGMGKAIDFSGVAAASWFGMPAFTAPVFEPSAMLLIAPVAIVLVAENLGHIKAIGVMTGRNLDPYIGRAFIGDGVATMLSASGGGTGVTTYAENMGVMAVTRIYSTLIFVVAAAVAILLGFSPKFGALILTIPGPVIGGLTIVVFGLISATAGRIWVQNHVDFSSSRNLITVGATLTVAAGDLTLKFGGMTLGGIGTATFGAILLYHLLGSRHPEDQGLAH; translated from the coding sequence ATGGCGAATGGCCAGGACAGTACGGACGACGGCGGATTCCTGCCGAAATGGCGCCTCAAGACAACGGGCGTGATCGCGCCCGACGAGCGGCTGCCGGCCGGGCAGACGCTGCTCGCGGGCATCCAGCACGTGGTGGCGATGTTCGGCTCGACGGCCATCGCGCCGATCCTGATGGGCTTCCCGCCCAATATCGCCATCCTGTTCTCGGGCATCGGCACGCTGCTGTTCTTCTTCTGCGTGCGCGGCCGCGTGCCCAGCTACCTGGGTTCCAGCTTCGCGTTCATCGCGGTGGTCATCGCGGCCACGGGCTACGGCGGTAGCGGCCCGAACGCGAACATTCCGGTGGCGCTGGGCGGCATCATCGCCGCCGGGGCGCTCTATACGGTCATCGGGCTGGTCGTGCAGATGATCGGCTACGCCTGGGTGGAAAAGCTGATGCCGCCGGTGGTGACCGGTGCCATCGTCGCGGCCATCGGCCTGAACCTGGCGCCCGTGGCGGTCAAGGCGGTCAGCGGCGCGCCGCTGGACACCTGGGTGGGCCTGCTGACGGTGCTGGCCGTGGGGCTGATCGCGGTGCGCGCGCCCGGCATGCTCGGACGCCTGCCGGTGCTGCTGGGCGGCCTGGCCGGCTACCTTGCCTACTTTGTGGCCACCAACGTGATGGGCATGGGCAAGGCCATCGACTTCTCGGGCGTGGCGGCGGCAAGCTGGTTCGGCATGCCGGCGTTCACCGCGCCGGTGTTCGAACCCAGCGCCATGCTGCTGATTGCCCCCGTGGCCATCGTGCTCGTGGCCGAGAACCTGGGCCACATCAAGGCCATCGGCGTGATGACGGGCCGCAATCTCGACCCGTACATCGGCCGGGCCTTTATCGGCGATGGCGTGGCCACGATGCTGTCGGCGTCCGGCGGCGGCACGGGCGTGACCACCTACGCCGAGAACATGGGCGTGATGGCCGTGACGCGGATCTACTCGACGCTGATCTTCGTCGTCGCGGCGGCCGTTGCGATCCTGCTCGGCTTCTCGCCGAAGTTCGGCGCGCTGATCCTGACGATCCCGGGTCCGGTGATCGGCGGCCTGACGATCGTCGTGTTCGGCCTGATCTCGGCCACGGCCGGCCGCATCTGGGTGCAGAACCACGTGGACTTCTCCAGTTCGCGCAACCTGATCACGGTGGGCGCCACGCTGACCGTGGCCGCTGGCGACCTGACGCTGAAGTTTGGGGGCATGACGCTGGGTGGCATCGGCACCGCCACGTTCGGCGCCATTCTGCTGTACCACCTGCTGGGCAGCCGGCACCCCGAGGACCAGGGCCTGGCGCACTAG
- a CDS encoding electron transfer flavoprotein subunit alpha/FixB family protein — protein sequence MTALVIAEHDNQSIKAATLNAVTAAAQCGGDVHVLVAGSNAKAAADAAAKIAGVAKVLLADAPHFADGLAENVGEQILAIASDYSHIVAPATASGKNILPRVAAKLDVAQLSDITKVDSPDTFERPIYAGNAIATVKSEDKIKVITVRGTAFDPAAAEGGSATVDTLPAVADAGISQFVSREVTKSDRPELTAAKIIVSGGRGVGSGENYTKVLTPLADKLGAALGASRAAVDAGFVPNDYQVGQTGKIVAPQLYIAVGISGAIQHLAGMKDSKVIVAINKDAEAPIFSVADYGLVGDLNTVVPELVAALG from the coding sequence ATGACTGCACTTGTCATTGCTGAACACGACAACCAATCGATCAAGGCCGCCACGCTGAACGCCGTGACGGCAGCCGCCCAGTGCGGCGGCGACGTCCACGTGCTGGTGGCCGGTTCCAACGCCAAGGCCGCCGCCGACGCCGCCGCGAAGATCGCGGGCGTGGCGAAGGTCCTGCTGGCCGACGCACCGCACTTTGCCGACGGCCTGGCCGAGAACGTGGGCGAACAGATCCTGGCCATTGCCAGCGACTACTCGCACATCGTTGCCCCGGCCACGGCCTCGGGCAAGAACATCCTGCCGCGCGTGGCCGCCAAGCTGGACGTGGCGCAGCTGTCGGACATCACCAAGGTCGATTCGCCCGACACGTTCGAGCGTCCGATCTACGCCGGCAACGCGATTGCCACGGTCAAGTCGGAAGACAAGATCAAGGTGATCACCGTGCGTGGCACGGCGTTCGACCCTGCCGCCGCGGAAGGTGGCTCGGCCACGGTGGACACGCTGCCGGCCGTTGCCGACGCGGGCATCTCGCAATTCGTGTCGCGCGAAGTGACCAAGAGCGACCGTCCGGAACTGACCGCCGCCAAGATCATCGTCTCGGGTGGCCGCGGCGTGGGTTCGGGCGAGAACTACACCAAGGTGCTGACCCCGCTGGCCGACAAGCTCGGCGCCGCGCTGGGTGCCTCGCGTGCCGCAGTCGATGCCGGCTTCGTGCCGAACGACTACCAGGTGGGCCAGACCGGCAAGATCGTCGCCCCGCAGCTGTACATCGCCGTCGGTATCTCGGGCGCGATCCAGCATCTGGCCGGCATGAAGGACTCCAAGGTGATCGTCGCGATCAACAAGGACGCCGAAGCCCCGATCTTCTCGGTGGCGGACTACGGCCTGGTGGGCGACCTGAACACCGTGGTGCCGGAACTGGTGGCCGCGCTGGGCTGA
- a CDS encoding methionine ABC transporter ATP-binding protein: MIELQGLSQRFPGGSGEVHALRDVSLTIAAGEIFGIIGRSGAGKSTLVRAINLLNRPTSGRVVVDGQDLTALGNGALREARREIGMIFQHFNLLSSRTVYDNVALPLELAGKSKQEIAATVEPLLELVGLSALRDRHPAQISGGQKQRVGIARALASKPKVLLSDEATSALDPETTRSILELLKRINKELGLTIVMITHQMEVIKQVCDRVAVLEAGQVVETGRVIDVFLRPQHEVTRAMIGDVIAQELPASVLKRVESRLGNGRDHVYRLAFTGENVDQPVLAQAIRQHGLDFNILHGHIDEIQGQAFGSLAIMATGDPASVRAAMDYLQAQGVVVEEIDHVV; this comes from the coding sequence ATGATCGAACTGCAAGGACTCTCGCAGCGGTTCCCCGGCGGGTCGGGGGAGGTGCATGCGCTGCGCGACGTCAGCCTCACCATCGCCGCCGGCGAGATCTTCGGCATCATCGGCCGAAGCGGCGCCGGCAAGAGCACGCTGGTGCGTGCCATCAACCTGCTGAACCGGCCCACCAGCGGCCGCGTGGTCGTCGACGGCCAGGATCTCACCGCGCTGGGCAACGGCGCGCTGCGCGAGGCGCGGCGCGAGATCGGCATGATCTTCCAGCATTTCAACCTGCTGTCGTCGCGTACGGTCTATGACAACGTGGCGCTGCCGCTGGAACTGGCGGGCAAGTCGAAGCAGGAGATTGCGGCGACCGTCGAGCCGCTGCTGGAACTGGTCGGCCTGTCGGCGTTGCGCGACCGCCATCCCGCGCAGATCAGCGGCGGCCAGAAGCAGCGGGTGGGGATCGCCCGGGCGCTGGCCAGCAAGCCGAAGGTGCTGCTGTCGGACGAAGCCACCTCGGCGCTGGACCCCGAGACCACGCGCTCGATCCTGGAACTGCTCAAGCGCATCAACAAGGAACTGGGCCTGACCATCGTCATGATCACGCACCAGATGGAAGTGATCAAACAGGTCTGCGACCGCGTGGCCGTGCTGGAGGCGGGCCAGGTGGTGGAGACGGGCCGCGTGATCGACGTCTTCCTGCGTCCGCAGCACGAGGTGACGCGCGCCATGATCGGCGACGTGATCGCCCAGGAACTGCCGGCCAGCGTGCTCAAGCGCGTGGAAAGCCGGCTCGGCAACGGCCGCGACCACGTCTACCGGCTGGCCTTCACGGGCGAGAACGTCGACCAGCCCGTGCTGGCGCAGGCAATCCGCCAGCACGGGCTGGACTTCAACATCCTGCATGGCCATATCGACGAGATCCAGGGCCAGGCGTTCGGCTCGCTGGCGATCATGGCCACGGGCGACCCGGCCAGCGTGCGCGCGGCCATGGACTATCTGCAGGCGCAAGGCGTCGTCGTGGAGGAGATCGACCATGTGGTCTGA
- the mltB gene encoding lytic murein transglycosylase B yields the protein MTDQQRSLRRPLLGAALTAAALGLCGVSPGLVAAGRRRVSVREEEIEPGRYQNHPQARAFIDEMVARNGLPRAELESYFSQAVYSATVSRLIMPPTTPGKKSWRAYRSRFIEPIRINAGVRFWQQNRETLRRAEAEFGVPASVIVGIIGVETIYGRDMGTFRVIDSLSTLAFDYPDTPNRDARTKLFRNQLADYLLWCRDTKTDVFSVLGSYAGAVGIPQFMPTSLREYAVDYDGDSHVDLRNSPTDAIGSVGRFLQLHGWEQNRPVVWRIGADAGSLGVATAAADGEPWPTRTLNQLTKAGLRVDEPIDLQREAETGVLVVDLPTPDQPTEYMIGLRNFYVLTRYNRSFFYALAVYQLGEAVKAAMA from the coding sequence ATGACCGACCAACAGCGCTCCCTGCGCCGCCCGCTGCTGGGCGCCGCACTCACCGCTGCCGCATTGGGCCTGTGCGGCGTTTCTCCCGGGCTCGTGGCCGCCGGACGCCGCCGCGTCAGTGTCCGGGAAGAAGAAATCGAACCGGGCCGCTATCAGAACCACCCCCAGGCACGCGCGTTCATCGACGAGATGGTGGCACGCAACGGCTTGCCCCGCGCCGAGCTGGAATCGTATTTCAGCCAAGCCGTGTACTCGGCAACCGTGTCGCGCCTGATCATGCCGCCGACCACGCCGGGCAAGAAAAGCTGGCGCGCCTACCGGTCGCGGTTCATCGAGCCGATCCGCATCAACGCCGGCGTCCGCTTCTGGCAACAGAACCGCGAGACGCTGCGCCGCGCCGAAGCCGAGTTTGGCGTGCCGGCGTCGGTCATCGTCGGGATCATCGGCGTGGAAACGATCTACGGCCGCGACATGGGCACGTTCCGCGTGATCGACTCGCTGTCGACGCTGGCGTTCGACTACCCCGACACGCCCAACCGCGACGCCCGCACCAAACTGTTCCGCAACCAGCTGGCCGACTACCTTCTCTGGTGCCGCGACACAAAGACCGACGTGTTCTCGGTGCTCGGCTCGTACGCCGGGGCCGTGGGCATCCCGCAGTTCATGCCGACGAGCCTGCGCGAATACGCCGTGGACTACGACGGCGACAGCCACGTGGACCTGCGCAACAGCCCCACCGACGCCATCGGCAGCGTCGGCCGCTTTCTGCAGTTGCACGGCTGGGAACAGAACCGGCCCGTGGTGTGGCGCATCGGCGCCGATGCCGGCAGCCTGGGCGTGGCGACGGCCGCCGCCGATGGCGAACCGTGGCCCACGCGGACGCTGAACCAGTTGACCAAGGCCGGGCTGCGCGTGGACGAGCCGATCGACCTGCAGCGCGAGGCGGAAACCGGTGTGCTGGTGGTGGACCTGCCCACCCCGGACCAGCCGACCGAGTACATGATCGGCCTGCGCAATTTTTACGTCCTCACGCGCTACAACCGCAGCTTCTTTTACGCGCTGGCGGTCTACCAGCTGGGCGAGGCGGTGAAGGCGGCCATGGCCTGA
- a CDS encoding ComEA family DNA-binding protein: protein MIESSTTDRRSGRSLSALFNLSDLSRAALSAWRRGGMAVACALAMLGAAPAFANVDVNGADEAALTSVKGIGPATAKRILEERERNGAYKDAADLADRVAGVGPKSAANLQEAGLTFGKPAPAAAAARKDAKPAPKAAR from the coding sequence ATGATCGAGTCATCCACGACGGACCGCCGGTCCGGCCGTTCCCTGTCCGCCCTGTTCAATCTGTCCGACCTGTCCCGCGCCGCGCTGTCCGCCTGGCGCCGCGGCGGCATGGCCGTGGCCTGCGCGCTGGCCATGCTCGGCGCGGCGCCGGCCTTCGCCAACGTCGACGTCAACGGCGCGGACGAGGCAGCGCTGACTTCCGTGAAGGGCATCGGCCCGGCCACCGCCAAACGCATCCTGGAAGAGCGCGAGCGCAACGGCGCGTACAAGGACGCCGCCGACCTGGCCGACCGCGTGGCGGGCGTGGGGCCGAAATCGGCCGCCAACCTGCAGGAGGCCGGGCTGACCTTTGGCAAGCCGGCCCCGGCCGCCGCGGCAGCCCGCAAGGACGCCAAGCCCGCCCCGAAAGCCGCGCGCTAG
- the cysM gene encoding cysteine synthase CysM: MAYKTIEDTIGNTPLVRLQRIPGAAIEARGNVILGKLEGNNPAGSVKDRPALSMIRRAEERGRIKPGDTLIEATSGNTGIALAMAAAIRGYRMVLIMPEDLSLERRQSMAAYGAEIILTPVKGGMEYARDLADAMEREGKGVILDQFANPDNPLAHYETTGPELWQDTEGRITHFVSAMGTTGTITGVSRYLKEKNPTIQVIGAQPAEGSRIPGIRKWPEAYLPKIYDPKFIDRQEPVTQADAEHMARRMAREEGIFCGISAAGALCVALRIAEEVENATIVFVVCDRGDRYLSTGVFPA, translated from the coding sequence ATGGCCTACAAGACGATTGAAGACACCATCGGCAACACGCCGCTGGTACGACTGCAGCGCATTCCGGGCGCCGCCATCGAAGCACGCGGCAACGTGATTCTCGGCAAGCTCGAAGGCAACAACCCGGCCGGCTCGGTCAAGGACCGGCCCGCGCTGTCGATGATCCGCCGCGCCGAGGAACGGGGTCGCATCAAGCCGGGCGACACGCTGATCGAGGCCACGTCGGGCAATACCGGCATCGCGCTGGCCATGGCCGCCGCCATCCGCGGGTATCGCATGGTGCTGATCATGCCCGAGGACCTGAGCCTGGAGCGTCGCCAGAGCATGGCGGCGTACGGCGCCGAGATCATCCTCACGCCGGTCAAGGGCGGCATGGAGTACGCGCGCGACCTGGCCGACGCCATGGAGCGCGAAGGCAAGGGCGTGATCCTGGACCAGTTCGCCAACCCGGACAACCCGCTGGCGCACTACGAGACCACGGGCCCCGAACTGTGGCAGGACACCGAGGGCCGGATCACCCACTTTGTCTCGGCGATGGGCACCACCGGCACGATCACGGGCGTGTCGCGCTACCTCAAGGAAAAGAACCCGACCATCCAGGTCATCGGCGCCCAGCCGGCCGAAGGCTCGCGCATCCCGGGCATCCGCAAGTGGCCCGAAGCGTACCTGCCGAAGATTTACGATCCGAAGTTCATCGACCGCCAGGAACCGGTCACGCAGGCCGACGCCGAGCACATGGCCCGCCGCATGGCGCGCGAGGAGGGCATCTTCTGCGGCATCTCGGCCGCCGGCGCGCTGTGCGTGGCGCTGCGGATCGCCGAGGAAGTGGAAAACGCGACGATCGTCTTCGTGGTCTGCGACCGTGGCGACCGCTACCTGTCGACGGGTGTGTTTCCGGCCTGA
- a CDS encoding histone deacetylase family protein — protein MPTGYYTHPSFQLHEMGFFHPECPERLQAIEDHLISHGMDGLLDRRDAPAATEAQIERVHRPDYVASLAANSPSTGYFAIDPDTSMNRHTLTAATHAAGAAVAATDAVMAGQVENAFCCVRPPGHHAEPDHAMGFCFFNNVAIAARHALAVHGLQRVAVIDFDVHHGNGTEAAFRDDPQVLMCSFFQHPFYPYSGTEHVATNMSNIPLPAYTNGMAVREVVETIWLPRLHEFKPEMLFISAGFDAHREDDLGQMGLVEQDYTWITEQLVQVAKTHAQGRIVSCLEGGYNLSALARSVFAHLKVLMEA, from the coding sequence ATGCCAACGGGTTACTACACGCATCCGTCGTTCCAGTTGCACGAGATGGGGTTCTTCCATCCCGAATGCCCTGAACGGCTGCAGGCCATCGAGGACCACCTGATTTCGCACGGGATGGACGGCCTGCTCGACCGGCGCGATGCCCCGGCTGCCACCGAAGCACAGATCGAGCGTGTGCACCGGCCCGACTACGTTGCCAGCCTGGCCGCCAACAGCCCGTCGACCGGCTATTTCGCGATCGATCCCGACACCTCCATGAACCGCCACACGCTGACCGCCGCCACGCACGCGGCCGGCGCGGCCGTGGCGGCCACCGACGCCGTGATGGCGGGCCAGGTGGAGAACGCGTTCTGCTGCGTGCGCCCGCCCGGCCACCACGCCGAGCCCGACCATGCGATGGGCTTCTGCTTCTTCAACAACGTGGCGATTGCCGCCCGGCACGCGCTGGCCGTGCACGGGCTGCAGCGCGTGGCCGTGATCGATTTCGACGTCCACCACGGCAACGGCACCGAGGCGGCGTTCCGCGACGATCCGCAGGTGCTGATGTGCAGCTTCTTCCAGCACCCGTTCTATCCGTACAGCGGCACCGAGCACGTGGCGACGAACATGTCGAACATCCCGCTGCCGGCGTACACGAACGGCATGGCCGTCCGGGAGGTGGTGGAAACGATCTGGCTGCCGCGCCTGCACGAATTCAAGCCCGAGATGCTGTTCATCTCGGCCGGCTTCGACGCCCACCGCGAGGACGACCTGGGGCAGATGGGGCTCGTGGAGCAGGACTACACGTGGATCACCGAGCAACTGGTGCAGGTGGCCAAGACCCACGCCCAGGGTCGCATCGTCAGTTGCCTGGAGGGCGGCTACAACCTCAGCGCGCTGGCCCGCAGCGTGTTCGCCCATCTGAAGGTGCTGATGGAGGCGTAA
- a CDS encoding acyl-CoA dehydrogenase, which yields MTYRAPLKDMLFVMNELAGLAQISQLPGYEDATPDTAQAVLEEAAKFNEQVVAPLNRAGDIQPSSWKDGVVTTTPGFRDAFRQFGEGGWQGVLHPADFGGQGLPKLVATPCNEMLNTANLSFALCPLLTDGAIEALLTAGTDAQKSLFLPRLISGEWTGTMNLTEPQAGSDLAAVRTRAEPQGDGTYKVFGTKIFITYGEHDMADNIVHLVLARTPDAPEGVKGISLFIVPKFLVNADGSLGARNDVECVSIEHKLGIKASPTAVLQFGDHGGAIGTLVGEENRGLEYMFIMMNAARFSVGMQGIAVSERAYQQAVAYARERVQSRPVDGSAREGVTIIHHPDVKRMLMTMRALIEGARSVAYVAAAASDVAHQHPDESVRRQNMALYEFLVPVVKGWSTELSIDVTSLGVQVHGGMGFIEETGAAQHYRDARILPIYEGTTAIQANDLVGRKTVRDGGAVARAICASIAETENRLGEHGGAPFLAVQAQLRQGREALEAVVRFVVDNAKGDPNAVFAGSVPYLKLCGIVLSGWQLARAMLAADAKRAEDPAFHGAKIATAHFFGQHILSQASGLRAAIVDGAEPVKAMSAEQF from the coding sequence ATGACCTACCGCGCACCGCTCAAGGACATGCTGTTCGTCATGAACGAACTGGCCGGGCTGGCACAGATCAGCCAGTTGCCGGGCTACGAGGACGCCACGCCGGACACGGCGCAGGCTGTGCTGGAGGAGGCCGCCAAGTTCAACGAACAGGTGGTGGCGCCGCTGAACCGCGCTGGCGACATCCAGCCGAGTAGCTGGAAGGACGGTGTTGTCACGACCACGCCGGGCTTTCGCGACGCGTTCCGCCAGTTTGGCGAAGGCGGCTGGCAGGGCGTGCTGCATCCGGCGGACTTCGGCGGGCAGGGCCTGCCCAAGCTCGTCGCCACACCGTGCAACGAAATGCTGAACACGGCGAACCTGTCGTTCGCGCTGTGCCCGCTGCTGACCGACGGCGCCATCGAGGCGCTGCTGACGGCCGGCACCGACGCGCAGAAGTCGCTGTTCCTGCCCCGGCTGATCTCGGGCGAATGGACCGGCACGATGAACCTGACCGAGCCGCAGGCCGGGTCCGACCTGGCCGCGGTGCGTACGCGCGCCGAGCCGCAGGGCGACGGCACGTACAAGGTGTTCGGCACGAAGATCTTCATTACCTACGGCGAGCACGACATGGCGGACAACATCGTCCACCTGGTGCTGGCCCGCACGCCCGACGCGCCCGAAGGGGTCAAGGGCATCTCGCTGTTCATCGTGCCGAAGTTCCTGGTGAACGCGGACGGGTCGCTGGGCGCGCGCAACGACGTGGAATGCGTGTCGATCGAGCACAAGCTCGGCATCAAGGCCAGCCCCACGGCAGTGCTGCAGTTTGGCGACCACGGCGGCGCCATCGGCACGCTGGTCGGCGAGGAAAACCGCGGCCTGGAATACATGTTCATCATGATGAACGCGGCGCGCTTCTCGGTCGGCATGCAGGGCATCGCCGTCTCCGAACGCGCCTACCAGCAGGCCGTGGCCTACGCGCGCGAGCGCGTGCAGAGCCGTCCGGTCGATGGCTCGGCGCGCGAAGGCGTGACGATCATCCACCATCCCGACGTCAAGCGCATGCTGATGACGATGCGCGCGCTGATCGAAGGCGCGCGCAGCGTGGCCTACGTGGCGGCTGCGGCCAGCGACGTGGCGCACCAGCATCCGGACGAGTCCGTACGCCGCCAGAACATGGCGCTGTACGAGTTCCTGGTGCCGGTGGTCAAGGGCTGGAGCACGGAGCTGTCGATCGACGTCACGAGCCTGGGCGTGCAGGTGCACGGCGGCATGGGGTTCATCGAGGAAACCGGCGCCGCGCAGCACTACCGCGACGCCCGTATCCTGCCGATCTACGAAGGCACGACGGCCATCCAGGCCAACGATCTGGTCGGCCGCAAGACCGTGCGCGACGGCGGCGCCGTGGCGCGCGCGATCTGCGCGAGCATCGCCGAGACCGAGAACCGGCTGGGCGAGCATGGCGGCGCACCGTTCCTGGCCGTGCAGGCCCAGCTCAGGCAGGGCCGCGAGGCGCTGGAGGCGGTGGTCCGGTTCGTGGTCGACAACGCCAAGGGCGATCCGAATGCGGTGTTCGCGGGCAGCGTGCCGTACCTGAAGCTCTGCGGCATCGTGCTGTCGGGCTGGCAACTGGCGCGCGCGATGCTGGCGGCCGACGCCAAACGCGCCGAGGACCCGGCCTTCCACGGCGCCAAGATCGCCACCGCGCATTTCTTCGGCCAGCACATCCTGTCGCAGGCGTCGGGGCTGCGCGCGGCCATCGTCGACGGGGCCGAGCCAGTCAAGGCGATGTCGGCCGAACAGTTCTGA
- a CDS encoding electron transfer flavoprotein subunit beta/FixA family protein, producing MKVLVAVKRVVDYNVKVRVKSDGTGVDLANVKMSMNPFDEIAVEEAVRLKEAGVVTEVVAVSCGVAQCQETLRTAMAIGADRGILVESGEDLQPLAVAKVLKALIDKEQPSLVILGKQAIDDDSNQTGQMVAALAGLPQATFASKVVVADGKASVTREVDGGLETVSVKLPAVVTTDLRLNEPRYVTLPNIMKAKKKPLETVKPEDLGVDVKPRLQTVKVVEPAKRSAGVMVPDVATLVQKLKSEAKVI from the coding sequence ATGAAAGTACTCGTCGCAGTCAAGCGGGTGGTGGACTACAACGTCAAGGTCCGCGTGAAGTCGGATGGCACGGGCGTCGACCTGGCCAACGTCAAGATGAGCATGAACCCGTTCGACGAAATCGCCGTGGAAGAGGCCGTGCGCCTGAAGGAAGCTGGCGTCGTCACCGAGGTGGTTGCCGTGTCGTGCGGCGTGGCCCAGTGCCAGGAAACCCTGCGTACCGCGATGGCCATTGGCGCCGACCGCGGCATCCTGGTGGAATCCGGTGAAGACCTGCAGCCCCTGGCCGTGGCCAAGGTGCTCAAGGCACTGATCGACAAGGAACAGCCGAGCCTGGTGATCCTGGGCAAGCAGGCCATCGACGACGACTCCAACCAGACCGGCCAGATGGTGGCCGCGCTGGCCGGCCTGCCGCAAGCCACCTTCGCCTCGAAGGTGGTGGTGGCCGATGGCAAGGCGTCGGTGACGCGCGAGGTGGATGGCGGCCTGGAAACCGTGTCGGTGAAGCTGCCGGCCGTGGTGACCACGGACCTGCGCCTGAACGAGCCGCGCTACGTGACGCTGCCGAACATCATGAAGGCCAAGAAAAAGCCGCTGGAAACCGTGAAGCCGGAAGATCTCGGCGTCGACGTCAAGCCGCGCCTGCAGACCGTGAAGGTCGTGGAGCCGGCCAAGCGCAGCGCTGGCGTGATGGTCCCTGATGTGGCCACGCTGGTGCAAAAGCTGAAGTCGGAAGCCAAGGTTATCTGA
- a CDS encoding methionine ABC transporter permease, translating into MWSEMLDLFLTSFYETLLMVCISGVVGALLGVPLGVLLHLTNRGGVLSHPLFNRTIGVVVNAVRSIPFIILLVVVIPFTRFIVGSSIGTTAAIVPLTIAAIPFIARLVEAALREVDKGLVEAAQSMGATTRQIVWKVLLPEAMPGIVAGLTITFVSLVGYSAMAGAIGGGGLGDLGIRYGYQRYITEIMVAVVLILIVFVQAVQSFGDWLVRRISHR; encoded by the coding sequence ATGTGGTCTGAAATGCTCGACCTGTTCCTGACGTCGTTCTACGAGACGCTGCTGATGGTGTGCATCTCCGGCGTGGTCGGCGCGCTGCTGGGCGTGCCGCTGGGCGTGCTGCTGCACCTGACCAACCGGGGCGGCGTGCTGTCGCACCCGTTGTTCAACCGGACCATCGGCGTGGTGGTCAACGCGGTACGCTCGATCCCGTTCATCATCCTGCTGGTGGTGGTCATTCCGTTCACGCGCTTCATCGTCGGGTCGTCCATTGGCACCACGGCGGCCATCGTGCCGCTGACGATCGCGGCCATCCCGTTCATCGCGCGGCTCGTGGAAGCGGCGCTGCGCGAGGTCGACAAGGGTTTGGTCGAGGCGGCGCAGTCGATGGGCGCCACCACCCGGCAGATCGTCTGGAAGGTGCTGCTGCCCGAGGCCATGCCCGGCATCGTGGCCGGCCTGACCATCACGTTCGTGAGCCTGGTTGGCTATTCGGCCATGGCCGGCGCGATTGGCGGCGGCGGGCTGGGCGACCTGGGCATCCGCTACGGCTACCAGCGCTACATCACCGAGATCATGGTCGCCGTCGTGCTGATCCTGATCGTGTTCGTGCAGGCGGTACAGAGCTTCGGCGACTGGCTGGTCCGTCGGATCAGCCATCGTTGA
- a CDS encoding MetQ/NlpA family ABC transporter substrate-binding protein, whose protein sequence is MQRRNVLKGAVLALGVVVSAGVLAQDKPIKVGVTGGPHAQIMEQVKKVAAKDGLNIQVVEFSDYIQPNAALAAGDLDANSYQHLPYLEAQIKDRGYKFTHAGFTVTFPMGVYSKKIKSLDQLKQGARVGVPNDPTNGGRGLLLLQSKGVIKLRADAGLKATPLDIVENPKKIKIVELDAAQLPRSLDDLDAAAINGNYAESAGLSPTRDAIAMEGPKGPYANLIAIRAADKDKPWVAKLVKAYHSPEIKQYVQSTFKESVITAW, encoded by the coding sequence ATGCAACGTCGTAACGTGCTGAAGGGCGCCGTGCTGGCGCTGGGTGTGGTGGTGTCGGCTGGCGTGCTCGCGCAGGACAAGCCGATCAAGGTGGGCGTGACCGGTGGCCCGCACGCGCAGATCATGGAGCAGGTGAAGAAGGTGGCGGCCAAGGACGGCCTGAACATCCAGGTGGTGGAGTTCAGCGACTACATCCAGCCGAACGCCGCGCTGGCCGCTGGCGACCTCGACGCCAACAGCTACCAGCACCTGCCGTACCTGGAAGCCCAGATCAAGGACCGCGGCTACAAGTTCACGCACGCGGGCTTTACCGTGACGTTCCCGATGGGCGTCTACTCGAAGAAGATCAAGTCGCTGGACCAGTTGAAGCAGGGCGCCCGCGTGGGCGTGCCGAACGATCCGACCAACGGCGGCCGCGGCCTGCTGCTGCTGCAGTCGAAGGGCGTGATCAAGCTGCGTGCCGATGCCGGCCTGAAGGCCACGCCGCTGGATATCGTCGAGAACCCGAAGAAGATCAAGATCGTCGAACTGGACGCCGCCCAGCTGCCGCGCTCGCTCGACGACCTGGACGCCGCCGCCATCAACGGCAACTACGCCGAGTCGGCCGGCCTGTCGCCCACGCGCGATGCCATCGCCATGGAGGGTCCGAAGGGTCCGTACGCCAACCTGATCGCGATCCGCGCGGCCGACAAGGACAAGCCGTGGGTGGCCAAGCTGGTCAAGGCGTACCACTCGCCCGAGATCAAGCAATACGTGCAAAGCACTTTTAAGGAATCTGTGATCACCGCCTGGTAA